The Vibrio alginolyticus NBRC 15630 = ATCC 17749 genomic sequence ATTGCCGCTGGTTTGTTGCTAGGTTTTGCGACGTTATTGGAACAGATGTTTGTTCTCGACCAGACACCAAGCCAGTTTATGCTGGATTTGATCGCCTACATGAAAGTCTTTGGTAAGGGTCTGTTTGCTTTCTTAAGTATTCTGATTGGTTACAACGCGCAGCAAGCGTTTGGCGGCTCTGGTGTTAATGGTGCCATTCTCGCCTCTTTGTTTGTGCTGGGTTACAACCCAGAGGCTACATCCGGTATTTACTCTGGCATGAACGAGTTTTTCGGCTTTGCGATTGATCCGCGCGGCAACATTATCGGCGTACTTTTGGCGGCGATCATCGGTGCGCAAGTCGAGCGTAAGGTTCGTCAATACATGCCAGATGATCTGGACATGATCTTAACGTCCGTTATCACTCTGTTGATCATGGGTGCGGTAACCTTCTTGATCATCATGCCAATCGGCGGCGAGCTGTTTAAAGGGATGTCTTGGTTGTTCCTCAACTTGAACGATAACCCATTAGGCGCTGCGATCTTGGCAGGTTTGTTCTTAATTTCTGTGGTATTTGGCATCCACCAGGGTTTTGTTCCAGTGTACTTCGCATTGATGGAAGCACAGGGCTTTAACTCGCTATTCCCTATCCTGGCGATGGCTGGTGGCGGTCAGGTTGGCGCGTCAATGGCGCTGTATTTCAAAGCCAAAAAAGACGCTCTACTGCGCACTCAAGTTAAAGGCGCTATTATTCCTGGCCTTCTAGGCATTGGCGAACCATTGATTTACGGCGTGACATTACCACGCGTAAAACCATTCGTTACCGCTTGTATTGGCGGCGCTGCGGGCGGCTTCTTTATCGGTTTAGTTTCTTACCTTGGCTTACCAGTTGGTCTTAATACGGTGTTTGGCCCGTCCGGTATCGTGGCGATTCCTCTCATGACATCAGAAAATGGCATCTTCCCGGGAATGATGGTGTTTGTTGCTGGCCTGCTTATCTCTTACATCGTCGGCTTCCTCGCGACTTACTTCTTTGGCTGCAAAGACGTCGATTTAAGCTAAATCATTCTTCCCCTATAGGAATGGACTAGCTCGCGCCCTTGGCAAACAAGGGCGCACCCTCTCTCTACTTCACGATAATTTTTCTTATTCCGTTACTCGGAAGGGGCTTTGTCGTACCTAAAACAATAGAAATGAAAGGTCGTTAATCATGAAAAAGCACATTTTGACTCTACTTCTCCCTACATTGATGGCATCAAACGCAATGGCAGCGCAGCTGTATCAAGCGGAAGATGGGTCAGTTTTAAATATTTACTCTCGTCTTGGTTTCAATGTCACCAGTAAAAATAACGAGCACGGCGATGCAAATGGCGAGTTTGATGGCCGTATTGGTTTAAACGGTTCACAAACCATCAACGAGTACGCGTCGATCATCGGCCAAGCGCAATACCAAGTGGGTGCCGCTGAATACGCAAACCAAGTAAACGACAAACCGTCTCTGACCGCACGTTATGTATGGGCGGGTATTGATGCGAAAGATTATGGTCGCATTACTGGTGGTCGCGTGGCATCTGGGTTGATTATGTTTACCGACATTGGTGATGTGTTCGCCTCTTCCGATGTTTCTATGGCGCGCCAAGCGAATAAAGTCGACAAAACCGCAACGCAAGTTTTCCGTCAAGATGGCACGCTGCAATACCAAAACAGCCTAGGTAATGTCGATTTTTCTGTCGCGTACATTTTAGGAAACAACACTTCTGAGCTCGACTACGGTTACAACGCTGCACTGCGTTATACGCTAGACATGGGGAATTTGGGTACCTTGGCACCAGTGATAGCGATGCAGAAGAATAAAGGTGATGCACGTGAAAGCAACGACACCGATTACACATTCTGGGGTGCAGGTACGCGTTACTACCTAGGTGATTTGATGTTGGGTGCGTTGTACTCGGAAGATGAACTAGAGGGCTATTACTCACAAACCAGTACCGACAAAGTGATGGAACTAACGGCGGTTTACAGTGTAAATGACAAATGGGCACTGCGTGCTGGTTATCGTTCTTTAGAAAATAGTGATGGTGACGAGCTAGAGCTGAAAGATACAACGCTAGAAGTGCAATACAAACTGACGCCTCGTTCTTCTATCTACACAAACTACGTTGATCGTAACGGCTCGCGTGGCTACAGCAATGGACAAGAAGTCTCGTTTGGCGGTGCACACGCAGACGAAAGCTACTACCACTTAGGTCTCCGTTACGAGCTGTAAGCACGATACTTAATGTAAGTTAGCTGAATCCATGAGCTTCTTCTATGTCCGGTCAGTAGTTATTGCCTTTAATGCTGATTTGAAGAAGCTCACCCTCGCAATATGTTTTCTTCGTTACCTGTTTTAACCAACACGCCTGCATCAGGGAGGCTGGTGACAGTAGCTAACAATTTTCCATCAACAAAGTGCAATGCCGCATAATCGTGAATGCCATAACAAGTGATGCTCGGTTGAGAACGAGCAAAGGCTTGGAAAACCTCGAACTTCTCACCTACATGAGAAAAATGTGCCGCAGCCAAACCGTCAATAAATCCAAGACAACGCATAACTTGGTATGCTTCGGGATCACTGTCTGTCACCGCAAACTCAAACCAACAAATTGCACCTGCGCTCATGCCACAAATGATGATGCCTTGTTCATAACACTGCTTGAGTATTCTATCGATTCCCCATTCGCGCCAAATGGCCAACATCGAACGCGTATTACCGCCACCTACGTAAATGATGTCTTGTTCAAATAGCGTTTCTTTCCAACCAGCTTCAAACTTAAACAGCGGAAAATGGGTCACGTTTTCACTAAGCTTCGCATCGTAAAAACGTTCAATCACTTCATCAGCATCTCCCGTGGCTGTAGGTATAAAACAAATGTTTGGATTCTCCTTACAAGACAAAGACAAAATGTATTGATCGAGCGGGCTCGGATTCTCTCCCATCATCCAGCCCCCACCGCCAATCGCAATACAGTGTTTTCGCATTCCTTTGCTTCCTCAATTGTTGCTAAGTTTGTTGTCGCTATTCGCCGACAGAATATATGTTCCTAAAGTGTTCGATGAACGCTCGCGTTCTTCTTGGTAAGTGCTCACGTTTTGGGTAAAGCAGATAAAGCGGCAAAATCGCATCCGTTTGCCATTCTGGCAGCAAACTCACGAGTTGTTCTTTTTGTGCAGGGTCGAGTTTAGCCAGTGCAAATTCATCTAACATGGCTACACCACAGCCAGTCAAAGTAGCATCCAACATGGACTGGACAAGATTAAAACTCAGCGTACTTTCTAACTCAATGCTGCACTGCTGTTGAGTTTGCTTATGCGTAAACGTCCACTTGTCTAACACCAAGTCACGACTTTTATAAAGGATGTGCTCTAAGTCACCAAGCTCCTCTGGCGTACTTACATTTGGTTTATCAGCTAAATACGAGCGATGAGCGATCGGTTTACAGTGTAAAGTGCGTAGCTGATGGCCGACGTATCCCTCTGGAGGAGTATCGGTAAAGTAGAATGCGATATCAAACCCAGCCTCAATCAAGTCGAGAGGCGTCTCTGTGAAGATCACTTCGACGCTCACTTGTGGATGTTGCAATCGAAACTCGATCAATGTTTGGCTGAGTAACGCAGATCCGAAAGAAGCGGACGCCGCTATTCTCAATTTTCCCGATACGATCTCGTTTGCCATGACTTGCTCATTGATCTGCTCAGCGCCTTCGAGCAGTTGCTTTACCTGCTGATAAAACCGCAAACCATCGTAGGTCAAATTAAACTGGCGCGTAGTTCGCTGAATAAGCTGCACCGACAATATGTCTTCAAGCTGTTTAAGTTGCCGACTTACATGCGCATTCGAACAATTCAGTCGCTTTGCTGCACCAGCAATACTCCGTTCCTCACACAAAGCGACGTAAAGTGGTACGTAGCTGAGCCATTTTATTTCCATACAGTAATTCTGAATCTCTAAAATCAAACTACTGGAAATAATAGAAAGCCTCTAAACTCTGTACAACCTAAATTTGAAAGGATGAGTTATGAGTGTTTTCGACACGTGGTTAAAAGGTCAAGTCATTAAAGATCACATCACTAATCCCAATATCATCGTTGGCGATTACAGCTATTACTCGGGCTTCTATCATCAAAAAAGCTTCGAAGAGCAAGCGGTACGCTACTTGTTGGGTGACCCCGTCACACTTCAAGAATGGCAAAGTAGAGAACCCGATAGCATCGACAAATTAATCGTTGGCAAGTTTTGTTCCATCGCTTCTGGAGCCACCTTCATGATGGCAGGAAACCAAGGTCATCGCATTGACTGGATTTCGACCTTCCCCTTCTCTCCTGAAGAATTTGGAGAAGGCGTACAAGACGGTTTCGAGCGTGCCGGAGACACAGTGGTGGGAAATGATGTTTGGATTGGCGGTGAGGCGATGATCATGCCCGGAGTAAACATCGGCGATGGAGCCGTCATCGGAGCACGCGCCGTAGTGACGAAAGACGTGCAACCTTATTCTGTGGTGGTTGGAAACAACCAAGTCGTACGTCAACGATTCAGCGATAAAGAGATTGAAACTCTACTCAATATCCAATGGTGGAACTGGCCAATAGAACACATTAAACAAGCAATGAAAGTAATGTGTAGCAGCCAAGTGGGTGCGCTTGCGGACTACTATCAAGAGCACATTGTCGATTTGTAGATAAAAAAAGCCCACACATATTGTTGCGACGTGTGGGCTCAGTGAGTAAGAAAGCTTAAACCGCAGCGACGTCCTCTTCTTCCAAGTTCGCCGAGACTTTAATTTCGTATTGATTGAAACGGAACGAACAACCGCCATGAGTGCGCTTTGTCGTTACTTGTTCGTCGCCAAACTGCACCGTCACGCGAGTGAAGACACGCTCTTTGGCTTCGACAATATTTTCTTCTAACGCGACTTCAAAGTCATGTTCCGTTTGTTCTAGCTTTTGCTTTATCGCTTCAAGCTGCTCGTTGTTTTGTGTTTTCATCACGTCAATCTGAGCTTGTTCTTCGTCGGTACGTTCGGCTTTAGGACGTTTCTTAAATTCGAGCTCTTTACGAATCACATCCATCGTGCCTTCTTGAGCGCGTTTGTATTGATCTTTGAGCTCTGCTAATCGCTCCTTAAATGCAGAATAGCGCGCGAACGCTTCTACCTTAGTGGCGGTGTCGCCTTCTACGCCCAATTGTAAGCACACCACTTTGTCACCGACTTTTGCATCTCCGCCGCTGAGCGTACCGTTCCTACCGTTCGCATCCAGCACCGTCAGATTGCGCCCACAAACAATATCGTTATTCATGCTGTGCACCGCCAACTCAATATCTTCGCCAGCTTGCAAATCACAATATTGGGCGTAGCTGGCACGAATCGAACCTTTGGCTTTGACGTGACAACTCTTTGGCTGGCCATCACTCACGGTGTGGCCAATGATCCCTTTACCAACTTGAATGTCGTCTTGCGCTTGTACTTCAGCCGATTCAATGAAGCCGCCTACAGTAATAGAGCCCGTCGCTTTAACAATCATTCCGGATTCGATGTTGCCACCGATAATCACATTCCCTTTGAATTTCACGTGGCCTGTATTCACGCCAACGCTATTGAGGCAGAGTGCGTTATCAACTTCGATGGTTTTGTCTTTAATCAGAGGCGTACCGGATACCGATGCAATCAATAGGTTTGGGTCTTGCTTGCTTATCTCAGTGCCTTTGCCCGGCTTCATTGGGCTGTCTTTTCCGGCTTGCGGAGGAATCACTCGCCCTTGAACAGTAAAGCCAGGCGTGCCTTTGGTCGCAGGCGTGCGGCGCATCACCTCATCGCCTACGTCAACCGCGATAGTTTCACCGAGGTTACGTAAATCAATTTTGTCGCTAGCAGATTGGCCGTCTTTGGGTTTGAGGATGCGTTTGGTGATGTCTTTAACAAGAGGAGTAAAAAGAGCGTCTTTGCCTTTGATAGGTTGCTTACCAACCGCTACAGGTTGAGAAAAAGTTTCGCCGGGTTTGAGCTGAGTGCTGACAACCAACACTTTCTTCAAAGCCAGTTTGTTGATGCCTTTCGAAACTCGCGCTTGAGCAAGGGCTTGAACAATCTCGGGGCCACGTAAACCTCGGCCTCCGTACGCGCCGACAACGTTCATGCTGGCGAGCATGTCATTATTCGATAATTCGACCTCAACTTG encodes the following:
- a CDS encoding LysR family transcriptional regulator is translated as MEIKWLSYVPLYVALCEERSIAGAAKRLNCSNAHVSRQLKQLEDILSVQLIQRTTRQFNLTYDGLRFYQQVKQLLEGAEQINEQVMANEIVSGKLRIAASASFGSALLSQTLIEFRLQHPQVSVEVIFTETPLDLIEAGFDIAFYFTDTPPEGYVGHQLRTLHCKPIAHRSYLADKPNVSTPEELGDLEHILYKSRDLVLDKWTFTHKQTQQQCSIELESTLSFNLVQSMLDATLTGCGVAMLDEFALAKLDPAQKEQLVSLLPEWQTDAILPLYLLYPKREHLPRRTRAFIEHFRNIYSVGE
- the murP gene encoding PTS N-acetylmuramic acid transporter subunit IIBC; this encodes MAKITSNTVSQLLSAVGGSSNVSKCGNCMTRLRLSLANNGLADQSVIKQIPGVMGVVESDEQFQIILGPGKAQQAAEMMNQLIYSLTSGDSEEADMPQQDLSAVAAEQKKQMKSKQTSAVQRFLSKFATIFTPLIPGFIAAGLLLGFATLLEQMFVLDQTPSQFMLDLIAYMKVFGKGLFAFLSILIGYNAQQAFGGSGVNGAILASLFVLGYNPEATSGIYSGMNEFFGFAIDPRGNIIGVLLAAIIGAQVERKVRQYMPDDLDMILTSVITLLIMGAVTFLIIMPIGGELFKGMSWLFLNLNDNPLGAAILAGLFLISVVFGIHQGFVPVYFALMEAQGFNSLFPILAMAGGGQVGASMALYFKAKKDALLRTQVKGAIIPGLLGIGEPLIYGVTLPRVKPFVTACIGGAAGGFFIGLVSYLGLPVGLNTVFGPSGIVAIPLMTSENGIFPGMMVFVAGLLISYIVGFLATYFFGCKDVDLS
- the catC gene encoding type C chloramphenicol O-acetyltransferase codes for the protein MSVFDTWLKGQVIKDHITNPNIIVGDYSYYSGFYHQKSFEEQAVRYLLGDPVTLQEWQSREPDSIDKLIVGKFCSIASGATFMMAGNQGHRIDWISTFPFSPEEFGEGVQDGFERAGDTVVGNDVWIGGEAMIMPGVNIGDGAVIGARAVVTKDVQPYSVVVGNNQVVRQRFSDKEIETLLNIQWWNWPIEHIKQAMKVMCSSQVGALADYYQEHIVDL
- a CDS encoding DUF342 domain-containing protein, whose protein sequence is MWKLCLELSEDKTKVIARLPGEVDLGGELNQNELNEQLVAMNAERMFVVEGEVVRFINCAKERKAEAYEGIVIAEKRNAQVEVELSNNDMLASMNVVGAYGGRGLRGPEIVQALAQARVSKGINKLALKKVLVVSTQLKPGETFSQPVAVGKQPIKGKDALFTPLVKDITKRILKPKDGQSASDKIDLRNLGETIAVDVGDEVMRRTPATKGTPGFTVQGRVIPPQAGKDSPMKPGKGTEISKQDPNLLIASVSGTPLIKDKTIEVDNALCLNSVGVNTGHVKFKGNVIIGGNIESGMIVKATGSITVGGFIESAEVQAQDDIQVGKGIIGHTVSDGQPKSCHVKAKGSIRASYAQYCDLQAGEDIELAVHSMNNDIVCGRNLTVLDANGRNGTLSGGDAKVGDKVVCLQLGVEGDTATKVEAFARYSAFKERLAELKDQYKRAQEGTMDVIRKELEFKKRPKAERTDEEQAQIDVMKTQNNEQLEAIKQKLEQTEHDFEVALEENIVEAKERVFTRVTVQFGDEQVTTKRTHGGCSFRFNQYEIKVSANLEEEDVAAV
- a CDS encoding Type 1 glutamine amidotransferase-like domain-containing protein, yielding MRKHCIAIGGGGWMMGENPSPLDQYILSLSCKENPNICFIPTATGDADEVIERFYDAKLSENVTHFPLFKFEAGWKETLFEQDIIYVGGGNTRSMLAIWREWGIDRILKQCYEQGIIICGMSAGAICWFEFAVTDSDPEAYQVMRCLGFIDGLAAAHFSHVGEKFEVFQAFARSQPSITCYGIHDYAALHFVDGKLLATVTSLPDAGVLVKTGNEENILRG
- a CDS encoding porin → MKKHILTLLLPTLMASNAMAAQLYQAEDGSVLNIYSRLGFNVTSKNNEHGDANGEFDGRIGLNGSQTINEYASIIGQAQYQVGAAEYANQVNDKPSLTARYVWAGIDAKDYGRITGGRVASGLIMFTDIGDVFASSDVSMARQANKVDKTATQVFRQDGTLQYQNSLGNVDFSVAYILGNNTSELDYGYNAALRYTLDMGNLGTLAPVIAMQKNKGDARESNDTDYTFWGAGTRYYLGDLMLGALYSEDELEGYYSQTSTDKVMELTAVYSVNDKWALRAGYRSLENSDGDELELKDTTLEVQYKLTPRSSIYTNYVDRNGSRGYSNGQEVSFGGAHADESYYHLGLRYEL